GAAAATGATGGACACTCCTCAAGCCACGACTTGCCACTTTGGAGCTAGCCCTGGCTTCCAATATGTCTGTCTTTCCGAAAGCCAAGTTCTTAATCTGGTCTTCCTTATCTTCTCCTTTCTATGCccgatggcaaaaaaaaaaaatataagagaagccatgttggatcaggccagtggcccatacagaccaacattctgtgtcacacagtagtcaaaacccagatgccatcaggaggtccaccagcagggccagaactccagaagccctccgactgttgccccccaagcaccaagaatacagagcatctagacttcgtggctaatagccactgatggacctctgctccatatgtttatccaatcccctcttgaagctgtctatgctggtagCTGCCGCCAgttcctgtggcattgaattccacatgttaattactctttgggtaaaAAAaccacttccttttatctgctctaagtcctactgctcattaatttcattgagtgccaacgagttcttgtatcatgagaaagggagaaaagtacttctttctctcccacaCAGAATTTTGTACACTTCTATCAGGTCACCCttgttgtcatttctccaagctaaagagccctaacctctttaacctttcttcatagggaaggtgttccatccccttaatcattttagttccCCTTTTTCGCACCTTCTCCAGTGCTATTATacatttttgaggtgtggtggccagaactattccaaataaggctgcaTCATCAATTTATGTAAGGGCACTGGATCCTATTTTACTACCTAGCAGTGATTTGTTATCAGAGAGCTTTTGTACTGAGAGTTTTATGTTCTTTCGCATTCTTTCAGTTTTGCTCTGTACCCTAAACAGATGGTAGCAGAGAGGTAGAAACTCTACAGCTAGTTTTAAATGTCATTCCTTTTAGTGAACAGTGCCATTTGTAACACTCAGTTCCCAGGATAAAAGTACGGTTTGAAAGATGTTTGCCTGTCTTCTATCTTTTGTTTTTTCGACTGAATTCTGTTTGCTGCTGTTTTTCTCCCAGGAGAGGCCGGGCTGGGGAAGTCCACTCTTGTAAACAGTCTCTTTCTCACTGACCTGTACAAGGACCGCAGACTCCTAAATGCGGAAGGTAAGGTGGCTTATCTGAAccatcttttctttctgttcCTTTTACAGGAGAAAGCTGGAGCAGGAGGGGTACCCCCGCACTTCAGAAAGGGGAGGCAGTTTGACACAGAAGGAACCGTGCAAGAGGGCCCTGCCCTGGCCCGGCCTTCTGAGGCACAGCCTCCCCtagttccctccccccgccccacttttGAAAGTGCATAGATTGATGGTGACTCACAATTATAAATGGTCTGGGgagagtggagagagagagagattagacaAAATTAGATTTAAAAAGGATTAGACAAAATCACAGAGGATGAGTCTATCCACAGCTGTTAACCATGAAAATTAAATGGAGCCTTCATGTATAGGAGCAGTTATACTGGATGCTAGATGCTGGAGAGGAGAGCTGTTGACCTCATGCCTTACCTGCAGGCTTCCTGAAGGTATTAGGCTGGCCTCTGTTGCAAGCAGGATACTGGTCTACATAGCCTTGCGTTGGTCTGATAGAGCAAGGCAGCGCTTATATCCTTGTTAAAAAGACATTAAATACCCTTTTTAGCAGTCATTAGCTCTGATAGCTAAATGAAGCCTCCAGGTACAGAAGCAATGTACCTCACAGTATGGGCTGTTGGGAGGAATCTctatcccaggggtcctcaacctttttaaatagggggccagttcactgtccctcagactgttggagggccggactgccgttactgtacaaggccgcgggccgtcagttctccgtcttctgcatctctctcccttccccacaccacacaccctggcctgggaactcacctcacctcggtatcacctcacactctgactccaccacctcagcccagtgccggaagtgtgcgttgctaacgcaagtttaggtcgaacgtcacttccggtctgattttgccataacccggcgggccgcataaacgtcctcagcgggccgcatctggcccgcgggccgtaggttgaggacccctgctctatcctTTATGAGAAGGCTTTTGTGTTTCCCACGTTAGTGCTTGAGGAGATTTGGCTGTGAGCCTGTCCACTGTCAAAAACAGTATACTGGAGTAAGACATTGCCTGGATTTTTGGCCTTTTGtgatgctattagccacagtgtattgttggacctctctgtctggggcagtgatgctctgtattcttggtgcttgggggggcacagtggaagggcttctagtgtcctggccccactgatggacctcctaatggcgcctgggttttttgaccactgtgtgacacagagtattggactggatgggccattggcctgatccaacatggcttctcttatgttcttatgttgtgtaACATTTGCACTTGCCTCTTAGCTTGATGCTTCCCTGCAAACCTCATTTCTGTTCTTTTCTCCCTGTGGCTAGAACGGATTATGCAGACGATAGAAATAACGAAGCATGTGGTGGACATTGAGGAGAAAGGCGTGAAGCTCCGTCTTACTATCGTGGACACGCCGGGCTTTGGGGATGCTGTCAACAACACAGAGTGGTATGTCTCCGCCTCAGAGAGAGGAGAGGAATTAGCCCTGGCAGCTTGAAGGCAGAGCCCTGGGCAGGGAATCCCATTAGGCCTTGCCCGGAGAGCCAATTTGACTTCTGGATAGAAGCCAAAGTTGGGATAAAAATAATCTGCTAGAGACaaaagccagctggctgctgggcAGGTAAATCCTCGTGAGAGGAGACATGAGACTGGCCCCAGCAGTGCTTCTTGTGTCCCCCAGTTTCTGGTGATgctgaaggaaggggaggggtgtTGGCCAGTCCAGCAGGAAACTGGTGGGCCCACTGAGTCTCTCCAACCAGCCCTTTGCTTTATAACGGTGCTCAAAGTTCGAACTTTGGTGCTGGGCACACCTTGTTAAGATTAGTATTGGTAGTATGTGCTCCCCTGTTCCTCTAGTGGCAAGAAGTTCTGGGGGTAGCACTATCAGGATATGGTTTCCTTTAGGTGAGAAGGCATTGCAGACTTACAGCATCTTTTTAGTAGAGCATTAAATGGAGGCCAAGTGGCATTTCTGCGGTGCAGCCAATGTCCTGGTCTGCAACAGATGCCCAAAGAGCAGGAGATCCTGCAGTCTAAAGAGCAGCTGTCACTGGCCATGGGTGTTTTCCCTCGATTTCactgttgggttttctttgttgttctgcattAATTTTCCTCCTTTCAGTACTCAGTTCACTGTTTGGCTGCTATTTCctcaggttttctgagagtgcttttgtgtcaTTTCCTCCCTGTTTTGCTTTCAAGCCAAAGGTAATTAAAAAGCATACACATGCCCTTAGATTTCCCTATGCCCTTTTGCCGCCCCTGCCTACACTGAGGTCATTCTGCCCACTCTGCACTTCTCACCATCCTCCTCCCTTCATTGATGTACAAGCTTCCCTTTGAAGTCCTGAGGCCTTGCCTGGACACCACAGGGACCATTGATTGCCTTGTACACCCATGGAGGAattgccaactgactgccttcccccagcactccttttaaatttagcgtttccaagatggtggaggtctatgtgatacagagaaccacttccagcatcaaaagttataaagtattttttaaaaagagaatgttCACAAGCATGTGAAAAAGAAATGTGTAAAATGGAgttcctctctccctttttctaTACATGCTGTATCAAGTATTAATATATCAAGCAGGCTCCTTggcttaggaagttacagatctctacagagctaccattaccttgaagctttcTCCAGCTCTTCCGGGCCGACACATGGTTAAATAGCTGCTTCCGCCAGACCttagttaagagttctgtctgctttgATGGACTCGGTGCCAAAGAGACCTCCTCCTTGCTTCATGGAgtttttatcatatctgtttcttcacccactgaccaggtcagtcttatcagagaagcttttcctgaatATTCTAGAACTGTCCTTCCTGAAGTCAGTGTACTATTTAAGTCCTCAAAATCTCTCTTCCCTGCTTGGTGAAGGGGGAGAGCTTGACCCACCCATAGTCGCTCTTGCTAGATCTATTAGATTTATATGAAGGTGGACTAAGGTacatctggaaagcaattgaactgacttctcccttccctgcctgttctctgcccagagagggggaaatatttttaaaatgcagagtgatggttttgctcatttcaaacctccaaagcaaaaaacaaaacaaaaccatttaTACACAGCCTCCTTCTCCCCTGTCCTGTTTCCTCCCCAGCTGGAAACCCGTGGCTGACTACATAGATCAGCAGTTTGAGCAATACTTCCGGGACGAAAGTGGCCTGAATCGGAAGAACATCCAGGACAACCGTGTCCACTGCTGCCTCTATTTCATTTCTCCCTTCGGACATGGGTACGAGGAGTGGAGGGGTCCAAGACTCAGCCAATCCAGCCTTAACTTTTGGAGAGGGGCATCAAAGTGTTGGTTTCAAAAGTCATGGGCTTTGTGAGCAGGCAAGCGTGTTGCTTGCCGATAGGAGTCCCCTCTGCACTACAGCATTGTATCCGCTGTATGCTGATGTAGCTGCCTTGGCTTCTCCCAAAGAATCTTGAAGTTTCAAGTTTTGGGATGAAAATTCTGTGTTAGAGATCCCTCCCTCAATTTCCTTACAATTTCCAGGGTTCCCTAGGAAGAAGGCATATCGTTTCTCTTGTTTCAGCCTGTGGGATGGTTTTGCTAGGTCAGGCTTGGAGGCAGAACTCATGCGCTTGGGAGATAACTGGGGAAAGTTATCACAAGCAAATACAAAACAGAATAAACCATTTACATGTCCAGCAATGTGTGACATTGGGGATCTGTTACTGAAGCCCTTGATATTTAAAAAGTAGCTGTGGGTGtgtattggcgggggggggggggggcgtgactgGTATGATCTGGGCCTATGACATTGGGGTTCAAGGATTTCAACACTTCTTATGCTGTTTCCCCATTTGAAACATCAAGACgggtagctatgttagtctgtagaacacagtaagagtccagtagcatcttaaagattaacaaaacttgtggcggggtatgagctttcatgaggtTCTGCTAACTTCTTCTTTTGAagaagtcctaagctctgctcatgccctgagttcaatccccggtgaaagctgggttttcaggtagctggctcaaggttaactcagccttccatcctttcgaggtcggtaaaatgagtacccagcttgctggggggaaagtgtagatgactggggaaggcaatggcaaaccatcccgtaaaaagtctgccacaaaaacgttgtgaaagcaacgtcaccccaaagttggaaacgactggtgcttgcacaggggacatttcccttttcttttcctttccttttttttgagcaggaacgcacaggaacacagttccggctggcttggcatcagggggtgtggcctaatatgcaaacgagtacCTGCtgagctatttctacaaaaaaagccctgatgtaatGTATAGTTAGCCCCTAATATGTATCTAGTAAAGTTATTGAACATATTCGAcaacttaataaaatacagtcCTACCACAAAGGAAACAAGATTGCCAAGCATCAAGTTCTTGCCTGTCCTTCCAGGCCTTTATGTTTCTTGACTGGAACAACAGAACAAGGCTGTCTTGAACAACCTAACTTTCAGgctctgtgtgtgtatggggaGGCCCAGCTTGTGATTTGCGTACAGTGCTTCACTGCATCTCTTGGCAGGTTGCGGCCCCTGGACGTCGAATTCATGAAAGCTCTCCATCAGCGTGTGAACATCGTTCCGGTGCTGGCCAAAGCTGACACCCTGACACCCCGCGAGGTGGAGCGGATGAAAAGCCAGGTGAGGGGAGGCCATGAAAGCTACAGTGGATGCCTTCCACTAACTTCTCAAACAGGTGCAGAGGAAGTGATTCAGGGTTGCTTCTCTATCCTCATGTTCCTTGCCATGGTGTGAAAAGTTTTTGTGCCAGAATGGTCTAACTTGCCAGATATCCCCTCTGCACCACCCTGAGCAGCTTTCTCTCATGCCTGGTGGcacctttctctccccctgcttcctttTAAAATATCGGTGCTTCCAGTTGGTTGCAAGGCAATGGGGTAAAGCCAACTCTGctcgtctcttgctttgaaaactctgtggttcCGGGGTTGCCATGAATTGATTGTGACTTGGCAGCATGCAGTTGATATTATCAGGgggcatttcatagaaaaagaggtgctggagctcatcagcacaactcatttgcatatgccacacacccctgacatcaccggaaggtgtactaaatgatatcaAGCTCaacatctatcttaaaatgcttcgtgaattttactcccatcatacttttaaaaatgactttctcctacgtggccacagtggcatgatgaagatttccatttgtctgctttatatgttttggttattttcccatttttggtggggaaaaatattagaaaatttgtcagatcttagagttcagcaaaattctcacaggggtttgaacaatggagcccagaagcaagtattgggggggtgggggtaagaaagaaagagcactataaatgtagaggttctgaagctgtgctcctatgagctcctgtccaaaatgaggcctgcacgtATATTCATCCTGAAGAGGAGTTCTGTGGAGCTCAGAACCTTGCgtactgttttgcattgtttagTTGACACTAAGAGAAAGTAGTGTTTGATATATTCCTATGAAACTTCAGGGTTATATTCCCTTTGGGCACAAGAGTTCCGGAGACTACATGTGTGAATGATCtctatttatttacagatatatacatgCGCGTATGGGGGGAGTAGACAGAATCCTAGCGAGCCAGACCAGTTGATCAGCCAGAACGTCAAGGAAAGCAAAAGATGGAAATTTAGGcagtgtgtttatttatttaagatattcTTAAGCCTTTTTGTTGGCTAAAAAGTTTTCCAGATGGGTTTACAATAAACTGTCCATCGATGCAGTGAAACCAGCACAAGAAGCataagattaaaaacaaaagtgACAGCATAGAAGTTCATCAGATTCATACAATATATGTGGGGAGGCAGTGTATGCGGGAAAAGTCCTCTTTGGAACTTTCAGATCCACTTCTGCTGCTAAAAATGGCAGGTGTGTGTCCAGTTCTGCCCTTCATTTCtatagagaaccagtttgatgtagtgctaagtgtgtggattcttatctgggagaactgggtttgattccccactcctccacttgcacctgctggaatggccttgtgtcagccaggggtcattttgtagaaaaataggtggtggagctcagccagggattgttatgcagctgcacccactattcaatggacaaggtggaaaggaggaggtgaACTCTCataaagattcaggagctgtgctcctgtgggcttccactgaatccaaggcctggtgtcagccatagctcttgcagagctgttcttgaaagggcgtcttttgtgagagctctctcagccacacccacctcacagggtgtctgttgtgggggaggaagataaaggagattgtgagccactctgagattcagagtggagggcgggatattaatccaatatcatcatcatcatatagtAGCTAGTAGAACTTATCTTGTTAATTGGATTTTTATGTTTTTCTACCCTCTGCAGCCAGTGATGtggagtggtggtggggagagaatgCAAAACATTGGGCTATCATGACAAGAGGCAAATTAGACACATTGCTCCTGCTTTTGGTATGGACCCTTTGCAGTCATGTGCCACTGAGTCCTCAGCAAATGTGGAGCTAAGCCATGATCAAGCTTTGTCAGTTACAGttatcatttccccccctccagatcCGTGACGAAATCGAACAGTTTGGAATCCGGATCTACCAGTTCCCAGACTGTGATTCGGATGAAGATGATGAGTTTAAGATGCAGGATCAGGCTCTTaaggtgaggggaggggagcatggaCACTCTGGTGTTGCAATTAAACTGTCAAAAAATGGCCACAAATTTGGTCTAAAAAACCAGGAAGGACATCCAGGGAAACAGTGGAAGGCAAAGACTGCCAATGGCAGTGTCTGGGTTTTCTGTAAAACTAGGCGAGCAAATTAAGGCAATTCCAGACAAAGTGGTGAATATGGAAGCAGCTGGTGGCTGTTTAAAATAACATGTTTTAATGGtgaaggtctatgtggtacagagaacaattacaaatattaaaaattataaaacGTTTATGAAAAAGAAAATTCCCCTGCATATACTTTCATGCACAGTAACAGATTGAGCAAAGGATCCAAAAGAAAAGTGTAAACATGCCGTTCCGCTGTACCTCCATTCCACCGTCCCTCATTCTATACATGTCCTAGCTGATGTTATTCTAAGGCAAGCTTGTTAATTTAGAAGTTACAGAGGTTCTACAGTTTGCATTACCTTGGAGTCTTTGTTTCCCTGCAGCCCCCCACATGGCAGTGGCTGCCTTCAACAAGAGTCCAAGTGAAAGCTCCATCTGCCTGGATTAATCAGCGAAAAAGAGACCTTCTAGCTGAGGGTCTGACCACCATCTTATTCTATCCAGCAAGGGagcaattagcatttctaatgcctggctgggagaagcTGGAGAGCAATTGACTATCCCCTCCCTCACACTGTCCTCTCTTTGCTAAGAGagaggaaaactttttaaaactcaggGTTCAAGACTCCAAAGGAAAACACATTTCTCCACATGGGCTATCAGTGCTCGGGGAAGAAATGCTAGGCAAGCATTGCCAGTTGTCTCTAGAAATTTCAATGGATCATCCACCTTCACAAGTAGACAAGTGGTATCCAAGATGATTCCCCTTGCAATGTTCTGTAAAGTGCCTTGGATTCTGGGAGCAGTAAAAACAGGTCTGCACTGATTTGCCTGTTAGTTTCCAGGCACAATGCAAAGTTCTTCCAATGAAGGCTCTAAATAGCTTGGGGTCagggtcaatgttccctctaagccatggcgtcttgtgagtaaaaattctgctttgtgagctactggagttaaagttgtgagctactgcataaattagtttgttttggggctatttttcctgagccagggcaaaaatgtgtgaaccggaggctGTCTTTATTAGCTGTCTTATGATCTACTTATAGCCTCTGGGCTGTTTTATGGATATTATTTTTGTCTTTATACCCCTAGCAGGTTCTTTCcttgtttttttggaggggggggttggcTTTAATGTTGACCATGTTTATGTTGGAGTATGAATTAGTTGTCGTATTGCTTTTACAGCATGAGCAGCCTTGAGCAGGTTCCTTGACAGGTAGCCTGTAAATTTTCTAAGAAAATAAGTAACCATAAATAGTAGGCCCAGAAAGTAACCAGAGGAGATGTTGCTACTGGGCAGGTGTACCTCTGACAGTGCTATTCTCTTCCAGGAGAGCATCCCTTTTGCTGTGATTGGCAGCAACACAGTGGTGGAGGCCAAAGGCAGACGGGTTCGCGGGAGGCTTTACCCGTGGGGCATCGTGGAAGGTAACCAAGAACTCCTTTCCAttcccagctggtggcttggtgCAGGTGCCTTGCAATAGGAATATGGCCACAAGTTGTGCGGGGCAGCAGTGTAGACTGCATTTTGATTGCCAGATTCTCAGGACCCTCTAAGAGGATTTTGAGAGCAAACTATGGGCTgcttgggaatgggaaagtgGGGAGAGATCTGCTCCACTTACTGCTTTCGTTTTGTTttccactggatccaacccagta
The Heteronotia binoei isolate CCM8104 ecotype False Entrance Well chromosome 18, APGP_CSIRO_Hbin_v1, whole genome shotgun sequence genome window above contains:
- the SEPTIN4 gene encoding septin-4 isoform X2; this translates as MFSSMVRTIPDDTLVEKEQRPFHCPQPLDLQQQHMAAPTPPSPSRPRSPWGRLDPYDSDEDDKEYVGFATLPNQVHRKSVKKGFDFTLMVAGEAGLGKSTLVNSLFLTDLYKDRRLLNAEERIMQTIEITKHVVDIEEKGVKLRLTIVDTPGFGDAVNNTECWKPVADYIDQQFEQYFRDESGLNRKNIQDNRVHCCLYFISPFGHGLRPLDVEFMKALHQRVNIVPVLAKADTLTPREVERMKSQIRDEIEQFGIRIYQFPDCDSDEDDEFKMQDQALKESIPFAVIGSNTVVEAKGRRVRGRLYPWGIVEVENPAHCDFVKLRTMLVRTHMQDLKDVTRETHYENYRAQCIQSMTRMVVKERNRKKDSSTLRLCCSDCSSE
- the SEPTIN4 gene encoding septin-4 isoform X1; translation: MFSSMVRTIPDDTLVEKEQRPFHCPQPLDLQQQHMAAPTPPSPSRPRSPWGRLDPYDSDEEYVGFATLPNQVHRKSVKKGFDFTLMVAGEAGLGKSTLVNSLFLTDLYKDRRLLNAEERIMQTIEITKHVVDIEEKGVKLRLTIVDTPGFGDAVNNTECWKPVADYIDQQFEQYFRDESGLNRKNIQDNRVHCCLYFISPFGHGLRPLDVEFMKALHQRVNIVPVLAKADTLTPREVERMKSQIRDEIEQFGIRIYQFPDCDSDEDDEFKMQDQALKESIPFAVIGSNTVVEAKGRRVRGRLYPWGIVEVENPAHCDFVKLRTMLVRTHMQDLKDVTRETHYENYRAQCIQSMTRMVVKERNRNKLTRESGTDFPIPAIPPVLDSETEKLIREKDAELRQMQEMLQKIQQQMTDSH